TATTTTAATCAAAAGTCATAcaataaattttatttaatgataagaacataaaataaaaataaataaaaaacttttaaaaaaatCCAAGTGTGCTGAGCTACGTCCCTTCCCGTCCCAAACTCTGTAACTCCAACTCGCCCTCCTCCGTAAACCCCATCCCAATTCCCTCTCCCACAATACCTATAGTCTATCCCTCCTTCACTAATACCACTAATTGCGCTGCGAGATCACCTCCATCCTCCACTCCCGTCGCTCGTTACTCCTCGCCATCGTCAATTTTCGATCCCCCAGCCTTtacaaaaagcttcacctacgacCCATCTGCCCAACACTTCATCGTTAGCTCCATCCACAAACGCACCATCCTCTCTGTCTCCATGCCTCCTTCCACGACAAAGCCTAGCAAACCTATACCCTAATTGCCTAAccttcaaaacaaactcaattTCCTCCGTGCCTCATTTTCTAGAAAGCCATAGATTGATGCAACAAGGTTGCATAAGGGACGGTTTGCCAATAATAGAATGGaaaatatcaaatcaaatcgaGTCCATTAACTGCCTTTTCAATACAAAGTGAATTGTTTGAGAAAATTGCAAATTCTGATTAATCCATGGTACCACAGGTTTTAGATGGTTGCTAACTCTGACTGTATTTTCATAAACAgtatagtaagtttcataaacagtgtctaagttttcataaacagtgtagtaaggttcataaacagtgtcgtaagtttcataaacaatgtagaaAGTTTCATAACTAGTTTGTGAGCgtgtcagattttttttttaatattaaaattatgtctttttcattaaaatttaagttcccttgtcatttttattaaaaattaagggattttcattaaagtttaagttttttaattaaataaagttacagcttggttttttattaaaataaagtttgcccaagcccttttcatgaaagttccctaaattttaatttgtattaTGTTTTAGGATCCAACCAGGatcctttttattgttttttaatttctaaacaaaaaacaaatgtgATTGAGGCCTATGATATTGCTAATTAAGTACACACAGGCCTTAAAAATCTTAGAACCCACATTGTGATTAAGAGCTAAGAACATcttcaaatgagatgtcaaaattCTAGGTGGAATGCTACTGTGCACATTTGACATCAAAAGTCTATCCAACCAAGGGATTTGAAGGCTTTGTGATTTtgagtcaaatttgacatcaatgttaaatttatttttaattcattttaatagtGGGTCTATTATACCACTAACATTCCAaccaataaaaattttgtttcaacattttttaatagagtaaattgtagttatggtctcttaactttaactcaattgaagcaatggtccctcaactaaaaattcattaccattgatccctcaactcatcaaaacgtgcagctatggtccctcaactaaaagtccattaccattggtccctcaactttaattcaacttgagaaatggtcccttaactttaacccaattgtagcaatggtccttccaacataacttgttttgacaaaatttttgatatagttgacgaaaatgaccataattacacaccttgatgagttgaggaaccctaattatataaatggttattccaacataatttattttgacaaaattgatgaaaatgactatagctacaaattttgataagttgagggaccaatggtaatgaatttttagttgagagaccattgctccaatttgattaaagttgatggaccattgctacaatttactctttttaaTAATTACAACCATTTAAAGcactatttaaataataaaatgacaTTTGACAATTCGGTTGGAGAAGTACAAAATTTGATATAAGACTTCAAATTATCACATCAATCATCAATTGTAATTTGAATCTTATAATTTGACATTCCTTTGGAGGTGGTCTAAGTTAAGTAAAACATGCCCTAGTTATTTGAATTCCAAAAGTCACATACAAGTTAATCAAAAGAAGCAAGATTAATCAATACTAGACATTTGTTCAATGAGTCTGCTGATGAAGTGATAACCGTCTGATAAATTCCACAACTGCCATAACTGAATTTTTCGAAGCGAGAGATATGAAGTTGTTAGCCTCGTTGGGTTCGGAGGTGCCGGATAAAGAAGACGAGAGAGCCTTGATGACAATGAAAGGCACCCTTTGCTGAAGACAAACTAGGGCAACAGAAGCACTTTCCATGTCCAGAGGGCTAATGTTGAACTTATCAAATAAGAAGCTACGATAAGCTGCATTGGATAGAAAAATGCCTGCACTTGTTCCCCTTTCGACTCTATACACTTTTGGTGTATGAGGCAAACATGTCGTTGAGTTTAGGCAACGTTCAAGTTCCAAGTCCTACGTAAACAAGAAGAATGCATGAGTTATAAGTTAATGATCATGTTTTAAATGTACCATTACATCTttaattacatataaatattgttttagggtttagggtttatattCGAAAGATAATTAGATCGAGACTTAAAGCGGCGTAGTTTATGAGAGCACAAGTATCATAACATAAATCTGGAGGGAAATACTTGGCTCCTTCTCTTGAAAGTGGTCAATCATGCTTACCTGTCAATCACAGATTCACAGTTTGACATGTGTATGTGTCAAACTGTGATTGCAAGAAAACAGAATGACTGATTTCAAGGGCGGAGCCAATCGGTGTCCAAATTTGGACTCTCGATTAGGTAACTTTTACCTCCAATTTTTGGGAGATTTCATAGTAGAGGGGATCAACAGCAACCCAAAAGGCATGTTGTCTTTCCTCCGGAGTTCCATCTATGGGGAAGACTTCCTCTGGTTGAAACCAAATGTTGTTCAAGAGGTTGTCATATGAGCTTCCATCTGTCACATTTGTTGTGTAATTTGCAACATTTAAGTATCCAATTTCTCTGGTGTAGTCTCCATCTTTTTCAAGGGGTAGCTCATCTTCAGGCCCATTTCCATATCTCTACACCATGCAATttgtaaaaatgaaaaatagacAACCACATAATATAGATATGTGTATGTGAACACCGTGCGCCTCGTTGCAATTAAAAAGTCATTCTTCTTAAATTGCAAATCATAAACTAACACATCTACTTAACCGTCttgcaaaaacaaacaaaaagaaatgttTTGCTTGTACTCCAGACTGATTTTTCTGCAAGGAGCCAAATATGGAGCTAGCTAAGTtaggtttgggggggggggggggggggattagCTAGTACCAACCTGCCAGCTCCAAAGAGCAGAATGAGACCAATACTGAGGAATGACCACATCTGCAAGACTGAGGGATGGGTTTGCATGCCCTGCTATGCCATAGTGCACCACTCCTTCTATATCAAACTGGCTCAGTAATAGCTGAGTAGTTATTGCTGCATTAATCTACAACAATCGAACAccaaaaaagaaatattataacagaaatggaaaaaaagagaggaaatcaaatgaaaattaagaaaattgaaGTAAAGCAGATATACTACCATTGACAGTCCTGTCATGACCAATATGACTGGCTTATTAGCAATTGTTCCGAATCGAAATCTCCTCCCTTAAAACccgaaaaatgagaagaaatttaAGGTAATTTAGCCAGGGAagaagtttaatttgtgttaatTTACAATGGGATACATTTCTTACCAGAGAAATCTATGAACAGGTTACTTGAAGTGAAGTTTGGAGATTGCAGAAGAGGATCCATTTCATAAGAATTTGGAATGACAAGTCCTAAATAAGGGCCACTCATGTTGGCCTCCTCAATCAACATTTGTGTCTCAGTTGACAATGCAACATTTAACTGCAGTGGACTAAGCATCAAGAGAGTATAGAGAAGTATGGAAGCTACTGATAAAGTTCTCATTGTTcctgcagagagagagagagagagagcagaagaATATAGAAACCAGTAGTGAAACTGGAAGCATCAGAAACTTGTGTGCAAACTGTCATACTAATCATGTCATCGGGCTGACTTGGTGAAGAAACTTTTCTTTCTGTGATTTTAACGATTTATTTTTGGATACATGTCAGAGTGTGATTTGCAAATGAATGAGGACTTAAAAGAAGATTTGGTATGCACTAGTGATATTAAAGAATGAAGAATCGAACACAAAAATATTAGAGTTGAAAGAATCGAACACAGAACTTCAAGTTCCCATATACAAAGTGGACGGCAGGATAGGGGAGATTCAAGAGTTACAGAACCAAGCGCAAAGGAAAATGGAAGAAACTTTAAGACTGTACCGAGAGCAAATACTTACAAATAATCTTGAAGCTAGAAAACCAGGTAGCAGAAACAAACTCCAAGCTGAGGGCAGGCAGTCTCCTCCTCACTCAGTCACAGATCTCAGAAATCGATAGGGTGGGGGTTtgaaatataatatttaaatattgtGGTGTATTGGGATAAAGAGAGTGAATTATTAAATAGGGTTAATATCAATTTATTACTTTCGAGTCTTTTAGTTTTGgtgtattaaattttttttatcctaaTAACATAA
Above is a window of Malus sylvestris chromosome 15, drMalSylv7.2, whole genome shotgun sequence DNA encoding:
- the LOC126602594 gene encoding bark storage protein A-like isoform X2; translation: MQLNVALSTETQMLIEEANMSGPYLGLAIPNYYEMDHLLQSPNFTSSNLFIDFSGRRFRFGTIANKPVILVMTGLSMINAAITTQLLLSQFDIEGVVHYGIAGHANPSLSLADVVIPQYWSHSALWSWQRYGNGPEDELPLEKDGDYTREIGYLNVANYTTNVTDGSSYDNLLNNIWFQPEEVFPIDGTPEERQHAFWVAVDPLYYEISQKLEDLELERCLNSTTCLPHTPKVYRVERGTSAGIFLSNAAYRSFLFDKFNISPLDMESASVALVCLQQRVPFIVIKALSSSLSGTSEPNEANNFISLASKNSVMAVVEFIRRLSLHQQTH
- the LOC126602594 gene encoding bark storage protein A-like isoform X1; protein product: MRTLSVASILLYTLLMLSPLQLNVALSTETQMLIEEANMSGPYLGLVIPNSYEMDPLLQSPNFTSSNLFIDFSGRRFRFGTIANKPVILVMTGLSMINAAITTQLLLSQFDIEGVVHYGIAGHANPSLSLADVVIPQYWSHSALWSWQRYGNGPEDELPLEKDGDYTREIGYLNVANYTTNVTDGSSYDNLLNNIWFQPEEVFPIDGTPEERQHAFWVAVDPLYYEISQKLEDLELERCLNSTTCLPHTPKVYRVERGTSAGIFLSNAAYRSFLFDKFNISPLDMESASVALVCLQQRVPFIVIKALSSSLSGTSEPNEANNFISLASKNSVMAVVEFIRRLSLHQQTH
- the LOC126602594 gene encoding bark storage protein A-like isoform X3; its protein translation is MLIEEANMSGPYLGLVIPNSYEMDPLLQSPNFTSSNLFIDFSGRRFRFGTIANKPVILVMTGLSMINAAITTQLLLSQFDIEGVVHYGIAGHANPSLSLADVVIPQYWSHSALWSWQRYGNGPEDELPLEKDGDYTREIGYLNVANYTTNVTDGSSYDNLLNNIWFQPEEVFPIDGTPEERQHAFWVAVDPLYYEISQKLEDLELERCLNSTTCLPHTPKVYRVERGTSAGIFLSNAAYRSFLFDKFNISPLDMESASVALVCLQQRVPFIVIKALSSSLSGTSEPNEANNFISLASKNSVMAVVEFIRRLSLHQQTH
- the LOC126602594 gene encoding bark storage protein A-like isoform X4; protein product: MLIEEANMSGPYLGLAIPNYYEMDHLLQSPNFTSSNLFIDFSGRRFRFGTIANKPVILVMTGLSMINAAITTQLLLSQFDIEGVVHYGIAGHANPSLSLADVVIPQYWSHSALWSWQRYGNGPEDELPLEKDGDYTREIGYLNVANYTTNVTDGSSYDNLLNNIWFQPEEVFPIDGTPEERQHAFWVAVDPLYYEISQKLEDLELERCLNSTTCLPHTPKVYRVERGTSAGIFLSNAAYRSFLFDKFNISPLDMESASVALVCLQQRVPFIVIKALSSSLSGTSEPNEANNFISLASKNSVMAVVEFIRRLSLHQQTH